A single window of Zea mays cultivar B73 chromosome 10, Zm-B73-REFERENCE-NAM-5.0, whole genome shotgun sequence DNA harbors:
- the LOC100127507 gene encoding Asr protein — MSEEKHHHHLFHHRKAEEEEGASGEVDYEKKEKHHKHMEQLGQLGAIAAGAYALHEKHKAKKDPENEHGHRVKEEVAAVAAVGSAGFAFHEHHEKKDAKKHAHN, encoded by the exons ATGTCTGAGGAgaagcaccaccaccacctgttCCACCACCGCAAGGCAGAGGAGGAGGAAGGCGCCTCCGGCGAGGTCGACTACGAGAAGAAGGAGAAGCACCACAAGCACATGGAGCAGCTCGGCCAGCTCGGCGCCATCGCCGCCGGCGCGTACGCtctg CACGAGAAGCACAAGGCCAAGAAGGACCCGGAGAACGAGCACGGCCACCGGGTCAAGGAGGAGgtggccgccgtcgccgccgtggGCTCCGCCGGGTTCGCCTTCCACGAGCATCACGAGAAGAAGGACGCCAAGAAGCACGCCCACAACTGA